TTATAATAGAGGTATGTCCGATATGATTTTCATAAAGGCCATACCTTTTTAATTTTTAGTGAGGTAATGATATGACGATGAATTTTATTTATAAATCAATAATCGATACAATAATAAAAAATATAGATATTGGAATAAATGTGGTTGATGATACGGGCAAGACAATCATTTACAATCAATCTCTGGCTGACCTTGAAGGGCTGGATGTCAATGAAGTAATGGGCAAAAGCATTCTCGACATTTTTCCCAGTCTGACGCCGGAAACCAGTACACTGTTGACGGTGCTTAAGACCGGCAAACCCATATATAACACGTATCAAACATATTTAAACAATAAAGGCAAGCAGATAAATACCATAAACAGCACAATACCTATTATGATTGCTCCAGGCAAGCATGGGGCACTGGAGATTGCAAAAAATATTACAAAGGAAAAGGAACTGTCGGATAAGCTTGTTTATCTGCAGCAGGAGCTTGCCAGCATAGATATAGACGATAAGGGACTCAAGGGCTATACCTTCAGGAGCCTCATAGGTGCAGAAGAGAAGTTCCTTAATGCCATAGAAATAGCCAGGAAAGCCGCAATGTCATCCTCTACAGTGTTGATATTTGGTGAGACCGGCACTGGTAAGGAGCTCTTTGCACAGAGCATCCATAATGAGAGCAGCAGAAAACACAAGCCATTGATAGCTCAAAATTGCGCAGCACTGCCTGAGTCCCTTCTAGAAGGAATACTTTTTGGAACCGTAAAGGGAAGCTTCACAGGTGCTATTAACAGACCCGGCCTTTTTGAACAGGCAAATGGAGGAACACTGCTGCTGGATGAAATAAACTCCATGGGGCAACAGCTTCAAGCTAAGCTATTAAGAGTACTGCAGGAGGGATATGTAAGAAGAGTAGGGGGCCTTGAGGAAGTACCGATTGATGTAAGGATAATAGCGACAACCAATGAAGGCCATACTGATATACTGCAGAAAGGAATTATCAGGAAGGATTTGTATTACCGGCTGAATGTTATATCAGTCAATATACCCTCCTTAAGGGGAAGAAGAAGCGATATTCCTATTCTTATGGATCACTTTATAAAAAAGTACAATAACATACTGCATAAGGATGTTTGGTATTGCTCCAATGAGGTAAAAGAAGCCTTTCTGAATTATGATTGGCCCGGCAATGTAAGGGAGCTTGAAAATGTAATAGAAAGTGCTATAAACATGATTAACAAAGGACACATCATAAAGCCGGAGCATATATCTCTGGACATGTATGATATACTTTTCAAATCCAATAAGAACAAGTACAGTTTGCACATAAACGAGAAGCAGTCTCTTGACAAGGTGCTTGAGGAAGTTGAACGGTCGCTGATATTGGAAGCCTTGAAGGAAAGCGGAAACAATGTATCCAGAAGCTCGGAGAAGCTGGGGATAAAGCGTCAGACTCTGCAGCACAAGCTGAAGAAATACGGAATAAAGATATAGAAGGCTCTTAGGGAGCCTTCTATATCTTTATAAACACAGGTTTTCTGTCTTTGAAAATTGTATAATACTTGAAGCCCATATTTGAAAGCAGTGTCAGGGCGCTATTGAATTCATAACCTAAAGTGGTAGGGATGTGTGAGTCGGAGCCTAAAGTAATTATTTCTCCTCCGAGAAAACGATAAAGCTTGAGTATATCCGGCAGTGGATGGAAGGAAGATAGACCGTATCGAAGTCCGGAGGTGTTAACCTCTATGCCTCTATTTGAATTAACAAGCTTGGACAGCACATTATGTATGAGTCCCTTATAAACATCATAGGAAAACCCCTTTTCATTCTTATAAAGGTATCGTCTGATACCATCCAAGTGTCCAAGCACATCAAAGTCTTTGAAATTGTCAATACACTGAAGCATGTCCCTGAAATAATTAAGAATGCCTTCATCATGTGTTATCCCATCAAGAAATGACCCATCATATAAATCCTTTTTATTAACACAATGTATCGAGCCTATTATAAAGTCAAAATTCTTGTCTCTAAGAAGAGCTTCATCTTGAGCGATGATATGAGGCTGCATTCCCAGTTCTATTCCTGAATATATTTCAAAATCCTCAGGAAATAAAGCTCTGATACTGTTCAGTTCATTTATATAATCAGTGTATGAGAAATCAAAACTGATCTGTGTGCTAGGATAATCCAAGTCAACATGATCGGTAAAGCATATGCCCTTTAAGCCTGAGTTCTTTGCGGCCTGAGCCATTGAAAGCATGGATGCGTTTGAATCGTTCGAAAAGTGTGAATGAATATGAAAATCGTACATGATTATATCTCCTTATAGTGCATATATAGATAAATATCTAGTAAATAATACATACAAGATAATTTTATGATTAATATAGAACAAAGTCAATGATGTTATCAGAGCTGATGAATGAAAAGTGCAAAATTATTTGCAGTGTTCCAATTTTGACACAAATGACTAGTGTATAGGATAAAAATGCATTTAAAAGCCTATAAAAGCAATATGCAAATATATTTGCGCACACGCAAATATATTTGCATATTTATGGTCTGTTATATTATTCTGAAATCTCAGGTTTTAAAGTAAGAATTTGAAATGTGCAGTAATATCAATGCTTACGAATAATACTTCAATAATTTTGTTAATAAAATAATTTGGCATGAAGTTTGCTATATATAAATACTAGTGACTATAATTATGAATAGGAGGCTTTACATAATGAGAAAAGAGAACATAAAGGTTATTATCTGGGGATTAGGCGCAATGGGCGGCGGAATTGCGGATATGCTGCTTAAGAAAAAAGGTGTTGAAATCGTTGGTGCCGTGGGCAGAGGAGAAAAAATCGGCAAGAGCATGTATGACTACATCAAGACTGAAAGAGGCAGCAGACCGGACGTAATAATCGGCACTATGGAAGATGTAATAAAAGAGAAGGCAGCAGATGTTGTACTGACTTGCACAGATTCTTTTACCGCAAAAGCGTTTGATAGAATAAAGTATTGTTTGGAAAAGAAGATAAACGTAATATCCAGTGCAGAACAAATGGCTTATCCTAAGGCTCAGGAACCTGAACTTGCAAAGGAACTGGATAAGATTGCAAAAGCTAATGGTGTAACTGTTCTCGGTACAGGAATCAATCCTGGACTCATGATGGATCTCCTTGTTGTAATTTTCACTGGCGCATGTGAAGAGGTGGAACACATTACAGCAAGACGTGTAAACAGCTTGTCGCCATTCGGACCTGCAGTTATGGAAGAACAGGGAATAGGCATAACAGTGGATGAATTTAATAATGGTGTTAAAACAGGAAAGCTTGCTGGTCATGTAGGCTTTGCAGAATCAATAGGAATGGTATCGGATGCTATAGGCTGGAAGCTTAGCGACTTCAAACAGAGCATGGAGCCAATAGTAACTGAAGTTGACAGAAAGTCTCCATACGGCTTTGCTAAAGCTGGAGATGTTGCAGGCTGTGCAATGAAGGGCTTTGGTTATGTTGATGGTGAGCTGAAGATTGAAATGGATCATCCACAGCAGATAGAGCCTCATCTCGGAGGTACTGAAACTGGAGACTATATAATAATAAAAGGTACACCAAATGTAAATATGGCCAATAAACCAGAAATACCTGGTGGAATCGGTACAATTGCTATGTGTGCTAATATGATTCCTCATGTAATAAATGCAAGGCCGGGTCTGAAGACTATGTTAGACCTTCCAGTGCCAAGAGCAATAATGGGTGACATGAGAGAAATGATAGAAGAATAAGAACAAAAAGCGAGGGACATAGAATTTATGCTACACATAAATATGTCCCTCGTAAGTTGTCAAGGATGTATTGGTAAATTTTATATATATTCAAACCAATATATGTAGTTTAATCACAACAAGAAAAGGAGTCGAATACAGGTGGAAAACGTAAAGGTAGCAATTTGGGGATTTGGAGCAATGGGAAGCGGTATGGCAAGGATGCTTCTCACAAAGCAGGGAGTAGATATAGTCGGTGTATGCGACATGCATCCTGAAAGAGTTGGCAAAAGCATTTATAGTATTTTAGATGTAGCAAAAGGCAGCAGAGATGAAGTAATTATTAAAGCAAATATTGATGATGTAATATCCGAAGGAAGCTGTGATGTTTGTCTGTGTGCAACGGACTCTTATACCGAAAGAGCATTTCCTAGGCTGAAGCATGTACTTGAAAAGAAAATCAATGTAATATCAACAGCAGAAGAAATGTCATATCCTCAGGCTCAAAATCCTGTACTTGCTGCAGAATTGAATAAGATAGCAGAAGCAAATGGTGTGACTGTACTTGGAACAGGTATCAACCCTGGACTAATAATGGATCTTTTGGTTGTGTGCTTAACAGGCTGCATGACAGATGTGACCCATATAGAAGCAAAAAGAGTGAACAGCTTATCGCCCTTCGGACCTGCAGTTATGGAAGAGCAAGGAGTAGGCATCACTGTCAAAGAGTTTGAAGAAGGCGTTAAGAGTGGAACACTAGCAGGCCATGTTGGTTTTGCAGAGTCAATAAACATGATTGGTGATGCAATTGGTTGGGAAGTAGAGAAATTCGAACAGCAGATGAAACCAATTGTGACTAAAGTAGATAGAAAATCCCCTTATGGCTTTGCGGCAGCAGGAAATGTTGCGGGAGTTAACATGACTGGTCAGGGCTATGTTGACGGAGAAGTAAAAATCGATATGATCCATCCACAGCAGATTGAGCCGGAAATGGAAGGGACACAGACTGGAGACTATATTACAATAAAAGGTACTCCTGAGGTCAATATGGCAATAAAGCCTGAAGTTCAAGGCGGATTAGGCACTATAGCAATGTGTGTAAACATGATTCCCCAGGTAATTAACTCGGAACCTGGATTAAAGAGTATGATAGATCTTCCTATACCAAGAGCAATAATGGGAGATATGAGAAAGTTTATAAAGAGAAATAAAGGAGTGTTGTAAAATGAACTCAGCGAAAAAAGGTGACTGGGTACAAATACACCAGATTGTCCTTAAACCTGAGGAGAGAGCACCACAGGTTCCAGACGACACCAAGAAGGTACCTCTGGAGCTTTGGGTAAAGGGCATAGCTCTTCAAGATGCTAAAATTGGTGCGATAGTTGAAATCGAAACCACCACAGGGCGAAAGGTTAAAGGCGAGCTGACAGCAGTAAATCCCAGATACGAGCATGACTTTGGTCAATTTATACCTGAGCTTTTAAAGGTAGATATGCAGCTTAAGGAAATACTCTTTGGAGGTGATTCAAATGAGTAAAGATATGTCATACGCAGCAGTCATGGGAAGAAAAAATGAAATAATGAAGCAGGCAATAGGCATTGACTATAGTGTATTTGAATCAGGAAGCATTTCCTTTGATTATGAGAGAATGATGAGAGAAGCCGGATATACATTGGAAGAAATGCAAAAGATACAAGCTGAAACAAGTGTAGGAAATACGCCAATTGTAGAACTTAGAAATTTAACTGAATTAGCTAGAAAGATAGCTCCGAAAGGAAAAGGAGCAAGGATTTTCATAAAGGATGAAGCAGTAAATCCTTCTGGAAGCTTTAAAGCAAGAAGAGCAGCTACTTCTGTTTATCATGCAAAAAAGAATGGTTATAAAGGAGTAATAACTGCTACAAGCGGCAATTATGGTGCGGCAGTGGCATCACAGGCTGCAAAGAGAGGGCTGAAATGCATTGTTGTACAGGAATGCTATGACAGCAGGATGATAGGACAGCCTGAAATAATGGAAAAACAGCGCGCATGTGAAGCATATGGCGCAGAGGTAGTTCAGCTTACTGTTGGACCTGAGCTTTTCTACACATTCCTTAATTTGCTTGAAGAAACAGGTTACTTTAATGCATCATTATAT
This portion of the Clostridia bacterium genome encodes:
- the ortA gene encoding 2-amino-4-oxopentanoate thiolase subunit OrtA; translated protein: MNSAKKGDWVQIHQIVLKPEERAPQVPDDTKKVPLELWVKGIALQDAKIGAIVEIETTTGRKVKGELTAVNPRYEHDFGQFIPELLKVDMQLKEILFGGDSNE
- the ord gene encoding 2,4-diaminopentanoate dehydrogenase; protein product: MRKENIKVIIWGLGAMGGGIADMLLKKKGVEIVGAVGRGEKIGKSMYDYIKTERGSRPDVIIGTMEDVIKEKAADVVLTCTDSFTAKAFDRIKYCLEKKINVISSAEQMAYPKAQEPELAKELDKIAKANGVTVLGTGINPGLMMDLLVVIFTGACEEVEHITARRVNSLSPFGPAVMEEQGIGITVDEFNNGVKTGKLAGHVGFAESIGMVSDAIGWKLSDFKQSMEPIVTEVDRKSPYGFAKAGDVAGCAMKGFGYVDGELKIEMDHPQQIEPHLGGTETGDYIIIKGTPNVNMANKPEIPGGIGTIAMCANMIPHVINARPGLKTMLDLPVPRAIMGDMREMIEE
- a CDS encoding histidinol-phosphatase HisJ family protein, translating into MYDFHIHSHFSNDSNASMLSMAQAAKNSGLKGICFTDHVDLDYPSTQISFDFSYTDYINELNSIRALFPEDFEIYSGIELGMQPHIIAQDEALLRDKNFDFIIGSIHCVNKKDLYDGSFLDGITHDEGILNYFRDMLQCIDNFKDFDVLGHLDGIRRYLYKNEKGFSYDVYKGLIHNVLSKLVNSNRGIEVNTSGLRYGLSSFHPLPDILKLYRFLGGEIITLGSDSHIPTTLGYEFNSALTLLSNMGFKYYTIFKDRKPVFIKI
- the ord gene encoding 2,4-diaminopentanoate dehydrogenase → MENVKVAIWGFGAMGSGMARMLLTKQGVDIVGVCDMHPERVGKSIYSILDVAKGSRDEVIIKANIDDVISEGSCDVCLCATDSYTERAFPRLKHVLEKKINVISTAEEMSYPQAQNPVLAAELNKIAEANGVTVLGTGINPGLIMDLLVVCLTGCMTDVTHIEAKRVNSLSPFGPAVMEEQGVGITVKEFEEGVKSGTLAGHVGFAESINMIGDAIGWEVEKFEQQMKPIVTKVDRKSPYGFAAAGNVAGVNMTGQGYVDGEVKIDMIHPQQIEPEMEGTQTGDYITIKGTPEVNMAIKPEVQGGLGTIAMCVNMIPQVINSEPGLKSMIDLPIPRAIMGDMRKFIKRNKGVL
- a CDS encoding sigma 54-interacting transcriptional regulator, whose product is MTMNFIYKSIIDTIIKNIDIGINVVDDTGKTIIYNQSLADLEGLDVNEVMGKSILDIFPSLTPETSTLLTVLKTGKPIYNTYQTYLNNKGKQINTINSTIPIMIAPGKHGALEIAKNITKEKELSDKLVYLQQELASIDIDDKGLKGYTFRSLIGAEEKFLNAIEIARKAAMSSSTVLIFGETGTGKELFAQSIHNESSRKHKPLIAQNCAALPESLLEGILFGTVKGSFTGAINRPGLFEQANGGTLLLDEINSMGQQLQAKLLRVLQEGYVRRVGGLEEVPIDVRIIATTNEGHTDILQKGIIRKDLYYRLNVISVNIPSLRGRRSDIPILMDHFIKKYNNILHKDVWYCSNEVKEAFLNYDWPGNVRELENVIESAINMINKGHIIKPEHISLDMYDILFKSNKNKYSLHINEKQSLDKVLEEVERSLILEALKESGNNVSRSSEKLGIKRQTLQHKLKKYGIKI